The Pseudarthrobacter sp. NS4 genome includes a window with the following:
- a CDS encoding helix-turn-helix transcriptional regulator, whose translation MSLIGRSKELDRILSVIRGPKESALTVVGRRGVGKTSLLSEIPTLSDNRTVFLRASPSESDWPFSGLTALLNGIDDPVLNRFADELLRGSAGAMDVPTVSTMLLSGLHQRSSSRTVIVMDDADQLDPSSQAVIGFLARRLSRTDMALFVSVREETPDSTFASLPILQLRPLSYNDTVRMLESIPAPQTATAAVHAVAAATQGNPLAAVELYTCLLERQAEGKYALPVPLSCRGSFEAEFAAAVGGLTQEARHVLDLLSLSCRSDIATLEKVYSQLWPGVDELLATGMVSRTGPHLRIQDQLLRGYVSAAMTPAARTANHRAMAEAAGPTDPYARRWHLSFTALERQTPFGLLRSAVDLIRSGDTALAFEYVERALTINPWDGETAASLTTVAELLFNRAEFVYAKRYLVWAQRLTRNPALILRLTGLAFKIQFIQGAVVRSTMVVRLVKEFGQHDPAYASHLLAIASLYYAERWELEDAACVLKLIEKFQDSASADCLAVVGRAKQLIEAIGGNAEHLGRNHEAGGGEMVATLLVQGRSLSYAEHHELAREAFTMVRNSVGSSNINWRETANFLAVDNEIRAGNVRTAIKLIEELELSEPETKYHRGMRHIFRVWRAHALGDEGLARAHVAEAQHFSCAESHPALTAQLAACQGHFALMRGDLAESFAQLSRAAEIGMAFRNPTLLRCEADLVEVLVRLGRHREATQALFRLESRSVGLRSAWLMSAVARSRAMLADGDQSLQLFSQALEGRIAHESVLERARTMLCYAERLGAFGRLREARDGLLRAKVMFDEAGADAWTQHVDSLLLDERVEPVRAPGNPAMLMLADHERALATMVARGMRNKEIAATLYVSVRTVEVRLTAIYRKLGVESRAQLTALAAGKQAAAREPYVLPVL comes from the coding sequence ATGTCGTTAATTGGCCGAAGCAAGGAGTTGGACCGGATCCTTTCCGTGATCCGGGGGCCCAAGGAGTCCGCACTCACGGTCGTCGGGCGACGAGGTGTGGGAAAGACTTCCCTTCTGTCCGAGATCCCCACGCTTTCCGATAACCGGACTGTCTTCCTGCGGGCAAGCCCATCAGAGTCGGACTGGCCGTTCTCTGGTCTAACGGCGCTCCTGAACGGAATCGATGATCCCGTCCTCAACCGTTTCGCCGACGAGTTGCTCCGCGGTTCCGCCGGCGCCATGGACGTTCCCACGGTCTCCACCATGCTCCTCAGCGGACTGCACCAGCGCTCGTCCTCCCGAACAGTCATTGTCATGGACGACGCGGACCAGCTGGACCCCAGCAGCCAGGCGGTGATCGGATTCCTGGCGCGCCGCCTCTCCCGAACCGACATGGCGCTGTTCGTCAGCGTGCGGGAAGAAACTCCTGATAGCACGTTCGCGAGCCTGCCAATCCTTCAACTGAGGCCCCTGAGCTACAACGACACGGTCCGGATGCTCGAGTCCATCCCGGCACCGCAGACCGCAACCGCGGCCGTCCATGCGGTTGCCGCCGCAACCCAAGGCAACCCGCTCGCCGCGGTCGAGCTTTATACCTGCCTGCTTGAGCGGCAGGCCGAAGGGAAATACGCCCTTCCGGTACCGTTATCCTGCAGAGGCAGCTTCGAAGCCGAGTTCGCTGCGGCAGTCGGAGGGCTGACGCAGGAAGCTCGCCACGTCCTGGACCTCCTCTCGTTGTCTTGCCGGAGCGACATCGCGACCCTGGAAAAGGTGTACAGCCAGCTGTGGCCCGGGGTCGACGAACTCCTGGCCACCGGCATGGTCAGCAGGACCGGACCGCACCTTCGGATCCAGGACCAGCTGCTGCGCGGATACGTCTCCGCGGCCATGACACCGGCAGCGCGGACCGCCAACCACCGCGCCATGGCCGAAGCGGCCGGTCCCACCGACCCCTATGCCCGGAGGTGGCACCTTAGCTTTACCGCGTTGGAACGGCAGACGCCGTTCGGCCTGCTCCGGTCCGCCGTTGACCTGATCCGCAGCGGGGATACAGCCCTCGCCTTCGAATATGTTGAACGTGCCCTCACCATCAATCCTTGGGATGGTGAGACTGCCGCCAGCCTCACCACTGTGGCCGAACTGCTGTTCAACAGGGCTGAGTTTGTCTACGCCAAGCGCTACCTGGTCTGGGCACAACGGTTGACGCGTAATCCTGCACTGATTCTTCGCCTGACCGGGCTTGCCTTCAAGATCCAGTTCATCCAGGGGGCCGTGGTGCGCTCCACCATGGTGGTGCGCTTGGTCAAGGAATTCGGCCAGCACGACCCCGCATACGCCTCACACCTGCTGGCCATAGCTTCCCTCTACTATGCTGAGCGCTGGGAGCTGGAGGATGCAGCCTGCGTCTTGAAATTAATCGAAAAGTTTCAGGATTCAGCGTCCGCGGACTGCCTGGCCGTTGTGGGGCGCGCCAAACAGTTGATCGAGGCCATAGGCGGAAATGCCGAACACCTCGGCCGAAACCACGAGGCCGGCGGAGGTGAGATGGTGGCGACGCTCCTGGTCCAGGGGCGCTCCCTGAGCTATGCGGAACACCATGAGCTTGCCCGGGAGGCGTTCACCATGGTCCGGAATTCCGTTGGGTCAAGCAACATCAACTGGCGGGAAACCGCAAACTTCCTTGCAGTGGACAATGAAATCCGCGCCGGCAATGTCCGAACGGCAATTAAACTCATCGAAGAGCTGGAACTCTCTGAGCCGGAAACCAAATACCACCGCGGGATGCGGCACATCTTCCGGGTGTGGCGGGCGCACGCTTTGGGTGACGAAGGGCTTGCACGTGCGCATGTGGCGGAGGCGCAGCATTTCTCATGCGCTGAGAGCCACCCGGCCCTCACAGCTCAACTGGCCGCGTGCCAGGGACATTTTGCCCTAATGCGCGGCGACCTTGCGGAATCATTCGCGCAGCTGTCCCGGGCTGCGGAGATCGGTATGGCCTTCCGCAACCCCACCTTACTGCGATGCGAGGCGGACCTGGTCGAGGTCCTGGTCCGCCTGGGACGGCACCGGGAAGCGACTCAGGCGCTCTTCCGCCTGGAGAGCCGTTCCGTGGGCCTGCGCTCAGCCTGGCTGATGTCTGCTGTTGCCCGCAGCCGGGCCATGCTGGCCGACGGCGACCAGTCCCTGCAGCTGTTCAGCCAGGCGCTGGAGGGCAGGATTGCCCATGAGTCTGTGCTGGAACGGGCGCGGACGATGCTTTGCTACGCCGAGCGGCTGGGTGCATTCGGCCGGCTTCGCGAAGCCCGGGACGGACTGCTGCGTGCGAAAGTGATGTTTGACGAAGCCGGAGCCGATGCCTGGACCCAGCACGTGGATTCCCTGCTGCTGGACGAACGGGTGGAACCAGTCCGCGCCCCTGGCAACCCCGCCATGCTGATGCTCGCCGACCACGAGCGGGCCTTGGCAACAATGGTGGCGAGAGGTATGCGGAACAAGGAAATCGCAGCCACGCTTTACGTGTCCGTCCGGACCGTGGAAGTTCGCCTCACGGCGATCTACCGCAAGCTGGGCGTGGAATCGCGCGCCCAACTGACCGCCCTGGCAGCAGGTAAGCAAGCCGCGGCCCGGGAGCCATACGTACTGCCCGTCCTTTAG
- a CDS encoding DegT/DnrJ/EryC1/StrS family aminotransferase: protein MTAETVLAQLNVTKPWIGEEEAHALAEVVASGCLAQGPKVKQFEADFGAAQGARHAVATSSCTTALHLALVVAGIGTGDDVIVPSLSFTATANAVTYVGARPVFCDVDPATGNVTAEAIRAALTLDTRAVIVVDQGGVPVDLDPIRKLCDRHGITIVEDAACAVGSQYRGRPVGTGADATVWSFHPCNILTTGEGGMLTTGRADWAARARSLREHSMSVSPTDRHGSALPPPEVCLEIGFNYRMTDLQAAVGIVQLGRLAQVVERRREIAAQYVTGLRGLKGLRFVADPLCGTTNFQSFWLEVLPGFPTDREGLLARLADAGISATRGITAAHRQPAYRWRDTGYASLQNTERLTDSTLILPVFHELDAAGIERVVSCIRAAAGARM, encoded by the coding sequence GTGACTGCGGAAACAGTCCTCGCCCAGCTCAACGTCACCAAGCCCTGGATCGGCGAGGAGGAGGCCCACGCCCTGGCGGAGGTGGTTGCCTCCGGCTGCTTGGCCCAGGGGCCCAAGGTCAAGCAGTTCGAAGCGGACTTCGGAGCCGCGCAGGGGGCGAGACACGCCGTCGCCACGTCCAGCTGCACCACTGCGCTGCATCTCGCACTGGTGGTGGCTGGCATCGGAACCGGGGACGACGTCATCGTGCCTTCCCTTTCCTTCACGGCCACCGCGAATGCAGTGACCTATGTGGGCGCCCGTCCAGTGTTCTGCGACGTGGACCCGGCCACGGGTAACGTGACAGCTGAGGCTATCCGGGCCGCACTGACTCTGGATACCCGGGCTGTGATCGTTGTGGACCAGGGCGGCGTACCGGTTGACCTGGACCCTATCCGAAAGCTGTGCGACCGGCACGGGATCACCATCGTCGAGGACGCCGCCTGCGCCGTAGGCTCCCAGTACAGAGGCAGGCCCGTGGGCACCGGGGCGGACGCGACTGTGTGGTCGTTCCATCCATGCAATATTCTCACCACGGGTGAAGGTGGGATGCTGACCACGGGGCGTGCCGACTGGGCTGCCCGGGCACGGTCCCTCCGCGAGCACTCCATGAGCGTTTCGCCCACTGACAGGCACGGCTCGGCGCTGCCACCGCCGGAGGTCTGCCTTGAGATCGGTTTCAACTATCGGATGACGGACCTGCAGGCTGCCGTGGGGATTGTGCAGCTGGGCCGGCTCGCGCAGGTGGTGGAGAGGCGGCGGGAGATCGCGGCACAGTACGTCACCGGTCTTCGGGGCCTCAAGGGCTTGCGGTTTGTGGCCGATCCGCTCTGCGGCACCACCAACTTCCAGTCCTTCTGGCTCGAAGTCCTGCCGGGATTCCCCACCGACCGTGAAGGGCTGCTGGCACGGCTGGCGGACGCCGGGATTTCTGCCACGCGCGGCATCACGGCCGCGCACCGGCAGCCCGCGTACCGGTGGCGTGATACCGGCTATGCCAGCCTGCAGAACACGGAACGGCTGACCGACAGCACCCTGATACTCCCGGTCTTCCACGAGTTGGACGCCGCCGGAATCGAGCGCGTCGTGAGCTGCATCCGTGCGGCCGCCGGTGCACGGATGTGA
- a CDS encoding NeuD/PglB/VioB family sugar acetyltransferase, with amino-acid sequence MSELILIAASGLAREVLAMVRSSGQYDVVGLLDDDKELAGVTVDGAPVLGTIDDAPKYKHAFVLVCIDSGRSREAAVERLTAMGLHEARYATAVDPSVQPPEGCRIGRGSILLRNVTLTASVSLGCHVVAMPSVTFTHDDNVADFATFAAGVSLGGGVRIGRAAYLGMNSSVRERTSVGAYATVGMGAAVFSNVPDGETWVGVPAHEIDRDGFGFASGR; translated from the coding sequence GTGAGTGAGCTCATCCTCATTGCCGCCAGCGGCCTGGCCCGCGAGGTCCTGGCGATGGTGCGCAGCAGCGGCCAGTACGACGTCGTGGGTCTGCTCGATGACGACAAGGAACTGGCTGGCGTTACAGTGGACGGTGCGCCGGTCCTGGGAACCATCGATGATGCCCCAAAGTACAAGCACGCGTTTGTGCTCGTATGTATCGACTCCGGAAGATCGAGGGAGGCAGCGGTGGAGCGACTGACAGCCATGGGCCTGCACGAGGCCCGCTACGCCACGGCAGTCGACCCCTCAGTCCAGCCCCCCGAGGGCTGCAGGATCGGCCGCGGCAGCATCCTGCTGCGGAACGTCACGCTGACAGCGTCAGTCAGCCTGGGGTGCCACGTGGTGGCCATGCCCTCGGTGACATTCACACACGACGACAATGTGGCGGACTTCGCCACGTTCGCCGCCGGCGTCTCGCTGGGCGGCGGGGTACGAATCGGGCGGGCGGCCTACCTCGGAATGAATTCCAGTGTCAGGGAACGGACATCGGTGGGGGCGTACGCCACCGTTGGCATGGGTGCCGCGGTATTCAGCAACGTGCCCGACGGCGAGACGTGGGTGGGCGTTCCGGCCCACGAAATCGACCGGGACGGGTTCGGCTTTGCTAGTGGACGATGA
- a CDS encoding glycosyltransferase, translating to MTAVIDVSSRTQGRWKPRDVWCALAGVVSLVLAVGAASTVDVPVNSDLGLVGVLPYPFWAGLLILNVAFVVALRGDAAGPARRPVMMWLLVVLVLVLFGTAAFVTDVPRGEVAFRHLGIADALSRIQGIDPDIDAYFNWPGFFALLATVLKATGLDPVAVALWAPVFNMGLWLAALNVLTRYLTHDPRRRWLVLWLFCLGNWQDQDYLSPQAFGFFLYLVVIALVLGPLAAQPPKFLGFGREDLAAWWLGRAPAELRPGHRVSALAVTLLLVIVICASHQLTPFLVLITVTALTLSGRVWPSRLPLIIGIVLALWLVYPASAYLAGNPPLAEGGLLAAIDANVVDRVTGTAGHVLVVQLRVFLTLVLWALATAGAVRDWRRGRLDIRVVLLAVTPLLLFPVQLYGGEMLIRVSLFALPFIALQACSILLPPDDSTSTHPSPRAAGGLALICFLLAVLTVTGRFGNAQYDVFTDSEIAAVAEVKRLAPPGAMIISAATPTPWRSEAYLEHRYRTMDNMCESDLSTATCGPLVYEEARENQEGAIVLLTRSSESSLVLRGVSSASGFAELETWLSKQDGVELVFSNADARAYRVTP from the coding sequence ATGACTGCCGTGATTGATGTGTCCAGCCGCACCCAAGGACGATGGAAGCCCCGTGATGTGTGGTGCGCACTGGCGGGAGTCGTATCGCTTGTGCTTGCCGTGGGCGCCGCCTCTACGGTGGACGTGCCCGTAAACAGCGATCTGGGGCTCGTCGGAGTGCTTCCCTACCCGTTCTGGGCAGGGCTCCTGATTCTGAACGTCGCCTTCGTCGTGGCGCTGCGGGGAGATGCCGCGGGCCCGGCGCGCCGCCCGGTCATGATGTGGCTCCTCGTCGTGCTGGTCCTGGTGCTCTTCGGGACCGCAGCCTTCGTCACGGACGTACCGCGCGGTGAGGTGGCGTTCCGTCATCTCGGTATTGCCGATGCCCTTTCACGCATCCAGGGGATTGACCCGGACATCGACGCTTACTTCAATTGGCCGGGTTTCTTCGCCCTCCTGGCGACAGTGCTAAAGGCGACCGGTCTCGACCCGGTGGCCGTTGCCCTCTGGGCGCCGGTATTCAACATGGGTCTGTGGCTCGCTGCCCTGAACGTGCTGACGCGCTACCTGACGCACGATCCGCGACGGCGCTGGCTCGTACTGTGGCTTTTCTGCCTTGGCAACTGGCAGGACCAGGACTACCTGTCTCCCCAGGCCTTCGGCTTCTTCCTGTACCTCGTGGTGATCGCGCTGGTCCTCGGCCCGTTGGCCGCGCAGCCCCCTAAGTTCCTCGGCTTCGGACGCGAAGACCTGGCGGCGTGGTGGCTGGGGCGGGCACCCGCCGAGCTTCGGCCGGGGCACCGGGTGAGCGCCCTCGCGGTGACACTCTTGCTGGTAATCGTCATCTGCGCGAGCCATCAACTGACGCCGTTCCTGGTGCTCATCACCGTTACCGCTCTCACCCTGAGCGGGCGTGTCTGGCCCAGCCGGCTGCCCCTGATCATCGGGATCGTGCTGGCGCTCTGGCTCGTCTACCCCGCCAGTGCATACCTCGCCGGGAACCCACCCCTGGCCGAAGGGGGCCTGCTGGCCGCGATCGACGCGAACGTCGTCGACCGCGTGACCGGGACCGCCGGGCACGTGCTCGTGGTGCAGCTCCGGGTCTTTCTCACCCTCGTGCTGTGGGCGCTCGCCACGGCGGGGGCGGTGCGCGACTGGCGCAGGGGACGTCTCGATATCCGGGTGGTCCTCCTCGCCGTCACCCCGCTGCTGCTCTTCCCCGTGCAGTTGTACGGCGGGGAGATGCTCATCCGCGTTTCGCTGTTCGCGCTGCCCTTCATCGCCCTGCAGGCATGCTCGATCCTGCTTCCCCCGGACGACAGCACAAGCACACACCCCTCACCCCGCGCCGCGGGGGGCCTTGCGCTCATCTGCTTCCTGCTGGCCGTGCTGACCGTGACAGGTAGGTTCGGGAACGCCCAGTATGACGTCTTCACCGACAGTGAGATCGCCGCCGTCGCCGAAGTGAAGCGTCTCGCGCCTCCCGGCGCGATGATCATCTCGGCTGCCACCCCGACGCCATGGCGCAGCGAGGCCTACCTTGAACACCGGTACCGCACCATGGACAACATGTGCGAGTCCGACTTGTCCACGGCGACGTGCGGCCCACTCGTCTATGAAGAAGCCAGGGAAAACCAGGAGGGTGCCATCGTGCTGCTCACGCGTTCGTCAGAGTCGAGCCTCGTACTCCGGGGCGTCAGCAGCGCCAGCGGCTTCGCAGAGCTGGAGACGTGGCTGAGCAAACAGGACGGCGTTGAGCTCGTGTTCAGCAACGCCGACGCGCGCGCCTACCGGGTGACGCCATGA
- a CDS encoding MATE family efflux transporter, producing the protein MSAEVGIAVTDPSTIRHSALRSSFGLIVGKGAQIGWGFAFWVVAARATSDREVGLTMAAVAAVMICTQLAVLGAGSAVIVAVGRGEPPARVLDAAFAIVGVAGTVLALGYLVLQSAVAPDTASASILFWLTFLVAAVTGTLVIVLDQALVALGRGASATLRYALGGGVSLGAAALVSWQAHGASADVVMACWTLGNTVACIVGVVQLRRLIGYRPRPSLRSARGRPLLAVGIPYQLLTLTERAPGLVLPLLLAHTVAPEIAAYWYPAWMMAWAAYSAPMLMGIVQFSEGVRDPHRLVSTTWASLRWSLAVGGLAAVVLVLLAHPLLSLLGERYADASADALRWLAAGLVPYAVLQAYNAVCRALGRYTEPIVVGVIIGVALCTSALLVAEAGPGAMALAWLVVLSIGAVVVGVRLVSVLRSVTREAR; encoded by the coding sequence ATGAGCGCCGAGGTTGGGATCGCTGTCACGGACCCCTCGACCATCCGACACTCCGCTTTGCGCAGTTCGTTCGGCCTCATTGTGGGCAAGGGCGCGCAGATTGGCTGGGGATTTGCCTTCTGGGTCGTGGCCGCGCGCGCCACGTCAGACCGTGAGGTCGGGCTCACCATGGCCGCGGTCGCGGCAGTGATGATCTGCACGCAGCTTGCGGTGCTGGGCGCCGGTTCGGCTGTGATCGTTGCGGTGGGGAGAGGGGAGCCGCCCGCGCGGGTGCTGGACGCGGCGTTCGCCATCGTGGGGGTAGCCGGCACCGTGCTGGCCCTCGGCTACCTCGTGCTGCAGTCGGCGGTGGCGCCGGACACGGCGTCCGCATCGATTCTCTTCTGGCTCACGTTCCTCGTGGCTGCCGTCACCGGCACCCTGGTTATTGTTTTGGACCAGGCGCTCGTGGCGTTGGGGCGCGGTGCCAGCGCGACCTTGAGGTACGCGCTGGGCGGCGGGGTCTCACTCGGGGCTGCAGCGCTCGTGTCCTGGCAGGCGCACGGCGCCTCCGCCGACGTGGTGATGGCCTGCTGGACCCTCGGGAATACGGTGGCGTGCATCGTCGGTGTGGTCCAGCTGCGGAGACTTATTGGCTACCGGCCGCGACCATCCTTACGCTCGGCGCGCGGCCGCCCGCTGCTGGCGGTGGGTATTCCGTACCAGCTCCTCACCCTCACCGAGCGCGCCCCCGGGCTGGTGCTGCCGCTCCTGCTCGCCCACACGGTGGCGCCGGAGATCGCTGCCTACTGGTATCCCGCGTGGATGATGGCCTGGGCCGCCTACTCCGCTCCGATGCTGATGGGCATCGTCCAGTTTTCCGAAGGTGTCCGCGATCCGCACCGCCTGGTGTCGACGACCTGGGCGAGTCTCCGTTGGTCGCTCGCCGTAGGAGGTCTGGCGGCAGTCGTCCTAGTCCTCCTCGCTCACCCGCTGCTTAGCCTGCTGGGGGAGCGGTACGCCGACGCTTCCGCTGACGCCCTGCGGTGGTTGGCTGCGGGACTTGTGCCGTACGCGGTGCTGCAGGCCTACAACGCCGTATGCCGGGCCCTAGGCCGCTATACAGAGCCGATCGTGGTCGGCGTGATAATCGGCGTCGCCCTCTGCACCTCAGCGCTGTTGGTCGCCGAAGCGGGGCCCGGCGCCATGGCCCTTGCGTGGCTGGTGGTGCTCTCCATCGGGGCCGTCGTAGTCGGCGTCCGGCTGGTCTCGGTCCTCCGGTCCGTTACAAGGGAGGCGCGATGA
- a CDS encoding glycosyltransferase: MDTVGHSPSEITAVVPARNAELMLPRCLEALRQSGVAEIIVVDGCSTDRTVEIAVAAGARILSDEGRGLPWARTLGVQNSNTRWVLLVDSDVVFGPTGVADLLTELVEGGYDALQAGLESVAGPGYWGQALAHHHRTGRSRNWFGLVATVVDRALMLGVGFDDKFKSGEDIELRWRMRQSGLRTAVSQRVVVEHRFAADDFDFALDQFLMDGTGLGRMIRKHGWRGARLALLPAAAAVRGSALSLASGQPRWLRYYLAFCWYNYAGLAKGLAS, translated from the coding sequence GTGGACACAGTGGGTCACAGCCCTTCCGAGATCACCGCGGTTGTTCCGGCCCGCAACGCGGAACTCATGCTCCCGCGCTGCCTGGAGGCCCTGCGTCAGTCAGGTGTCGCAGAGATCATCGTGGTGGACGGATGCTCTACCGACCGCACCGTCGAAATCGCCGTCGCGGCCGGTGCCCGGATCCTGAGTGACGAGGGCCGTGGCCTGCCGTGGGCCCGAACGCTCGGCGTACAGAACAGCAATACCCGATGGGTCCTGCTCGTCGACTCCGATGTCGTGTTCGGGCCAACGGGGGTCGCAGACCTGCTGACGGAGCTGGTCGAAGGCGGCTACGACGCCCTCCAGGCCGGTCTGGAGAGTGTCGCTGGCCCCGGCTACTGGGGGCAGGCGCTGGCACATCACCATCGCACCGGCCGCAGCCGCAACTGGTTCGGGCTCGTGGCGACGGTCGTTGACCGGGCCCTGATGCTGGGCGTAGGTTTTGACGACAAATTCAAGTCGGGGGAGGACATCGAGTTGCGTTGGAGGATGCGGCAGTCAGGGCTGCGAACGGCGGTGTCCCAGCGGGTCGTCGTCGAACATCGCTTCGCCGCAGACGACTTCGACTTCGCGCTCGACCAGTTCCTCATGGACGGAACGGGGCTGGGACGGATGATCCGCAAGCACGGCTGGCGGGGTGCGAGGTTAGCGCTGCTGCCCGCCGCCGCGGCAGTCCGCGGCAGCGCATTGAGCCTTGCCTCGGGCCAGCCTCGGTGGCTGCGCTACTACCTCGCCTTCTGCTGGTACAACTATGCAGGCCTGGCGAAAGGTCTCGCGTCATGA
- a CDS encoding DUF7594 domain-containing protein, with protein MKFDLSAYAGRTLESATLQLRSAGSGSSGTQNVKLVASDTWTETGITYSNRPALGAGIGTLGPTTTNTNYNVPLTVSGVAGELGQQLSLGMDSSSSDGLDLNSGETTTPPKLVLTLGGGGTVPAPADTTAPTVTATSPVAGATGVAVGANVTGSFSEAMDAATVTLGTFTLTAPGTTTPLSAAVTYDSTAKVATLNPGADLAAGTTYTATIKGGTNGVKDAAGNPLGTDKTWSFTTAAATGGGTSETVTLTVAEDSYVSAGATGTNYGTSTVLGVDASTEEITYLKFDLSAYAGRTLESATLQLRSAGSGSSGTQNVKLVASDTWTETGITYSNRPALGAGIGTLGPTTTNTNYNVPLTVSGVAGELGQQLSLGMDSSSSDGLDLNSGETTTPPKLVLTLGGGGTVPAPADTTAPTVTATSPVAGATGVAVGANVTGSFSEAMDAATVTLGTFTLTAPGTTTPLSAAVTYDSTAKVATLNPGADLAAGTTYTATIKGGTNGVKDAAGNPLGTDKTWSFTTAAATGGGTSETVTLTVAEDSYVSAGATGTNYGTASVLGVDGSPIEISYLKFDLGAYAGREITGATLQLRATSSGSSGTQNVKLVSDDSWTETGITYTNKPELGIAVGKLGPTSSNTDYNVTLTAGSLPTDRFLSLGLDSTSGDGLDLGSRQTSTPPKLVLTLK; from the coding sequence TTGAAGTTCGACCTCTCCGCGTACGCGGGCAGGACGCTGGAGAGTGCGACGCTGCAGCTGCGCAGCGCCGGGAGCGGGTCGAGCGGCACGCAGAACGTCAAGCTGGTCGCTAGTGACACTTGGACCGAGACCGGGATCACGTACAGCAACCGTCCGGCGCTCGGTGCCGGCATCGGCACGCTCGGCCCGACAACGACCAACACCAACTACAACGTCCCGCTAACGGTCAGCGGCGTGGCCGGCGAGCTCGGCCAACAGCTCTCACTGGGCATGGACTCCAGCAGCAGCGACGGCCTGGACCTCAACTCCGGTGAGACCACCACACCGCCCAAGCTCGTCCTCACCCTGGGCGGTGGCGGGACGGTGCCTGCGCCGGCTGATACGACGGCTCCGACGGTGACGGCTACCTCTCCTGTTGCCGGGGCGACCGGTGTTGCGGTGGGCGCGAATGTGACGGGGTCGTTCTCGGAGGCGATGGATGCCGCGACGGTTACGTTGGGCACGTTCACGTTGACGGCGCCGGGGACGACGACGCCGCTGTCGGCCGCTGTGACGTACGACAGCACGGCCAAGGTTGCGACGTTGAACCCTGGTGCGGATCTGGCGGCGGGTACGACGTACACGGCGACGATCAAGGGCGGCACCAACGGCGTGAAGGACGCTGCCGGTAACCCCCTGGGGACCGACAAGACCTGGAGCTTCACCACCGCGGCTGCCACGGGCGGCGGGACGTCGGAGACGGTCACGCTGACGGTGGCCGAGGACAGCTACGTCTCGGCCGGGGCGACCGGGACGAACTATGGCACCAGTACCGTACTAGGCGTAGACGCCAGCACGGAGGAGATCACGTACTTGAAGTTCGACCTCTCCGCGTACGCGGGCAGGACGCTGGAGAGTGCGACGCTGCAGCTGCGCAGCGCCGGGAGCGGGTCGAGCGGCACGCAGAACGTCAAGCTGGTCGCTAGTGACACTTGGACCGAGACCGGGATCACGTACAGCAACCGTCCGGCGCTCGGTGCCGGCATCGGCACGCTCGGCCCGACAACGACCAACACCAACTACAACGTCCCGCTAACGGTCAGCGGCGTGGCCGGCGAGCTCGGCCAACAGCTCTCACTGGGCATGGACTCCAGCAGCAGCGACGGCCTCGACCTCAACTCCGGTGAGACCACCACACCGCCCAAGCTCGTCCTCACCCTGGGCGGTGGCGGGACGGTGCCTGCGCCGGCTGATACGACGGCTCCGACGGTGACGGCTACCTCTCCTGTTGCCGGGGCGACCGGTGTTGCGGTGGGCGCGAATGTGACGGGGTCGTTCTCGGAGGCGATGGATGCCGCGACGGTTACGTTGGGCACGTTCACGTTGACGGCGCCGGGGACGACGACGCCGCTGTCGGCCGCTGTGACGTACGACAGCACGGCCAAGGTTGCGACGTTGAACCCTGGTGCGGATCTGGCGGCGGGTACGACGTACACGGCGACGATCAAGGGCGGCACCAACGGCGTGAAGGACGCTGCCGGTAACCCCCTGGGGACCGACAAGACCTGGAGCTTCACCACCGCGGCTGCCACGGGCGGCGGGACGTCGGAGACGGTCACGCTGACGGTGGCCGAGGACAGCTACGTCTCGGCCGGGGCGACCGGGACGAACTACGGCACGGCGAGCGTGCTGGGAGTGGACGGGAGCCCGATCGAGATCAGTTATCTGAAGTTCGACCTGGGGGCCTACGCCGGTCGTGAGATCACGGGTGCCACGCTGCAGCTGCGGGCCACCAGCAGTGGGTCGAGCGGCACGCAGAACGTCAAGTTGGTCAGCGACGACAGCTGGACCGAGACCGGCATCACCTACACCAATAAGCCGGAGCTCGGCATCGCGGTGGGCAAGCTTGGTCCCACCAGCAGCAACACCGACTACAACGTCACTCTGACGGCGGGCAGTCTGCCCACCGATCGGTTCCTCTCCCTGGGGCTGGACTCGACCAGCGGCGACGGGCTCGACCTTGGCTCCCGTCAGACCAGCACACCGCCCAAGCTCGTGCTCACGCTGAAGTAG